In the Rhododendron vialii isolate Sample 1 chromosome 2a, ASM3025357v1 genome, CACGAAGACATTAAAGATCATTGTGTCATTGACTATCGAACTCACATTGAAAATCGCTTCGCCTTTGAATTGTAACGTAAGCAAGACCACGATTTGATAAGCTGCCTGAGCGAGCAAGTTCCTCCACATAACGTTGGTTATGAGAGGCTTTGTTCGACCCACTGGTGGTTTCTCCATTAGCTCCTTTGTGGGTTTTTCAGTGGCTAAAGCCAATGCTCCCAATGTGTCCATAATCAAGTTAACCCATAACAATTGAACCGCGGAAAGTGGGACCTCTCCGGCTGAAACCGCGGCGACAAAGTTTATGACAAGGGCAGCGACATTCACAGTGAGCTGGAACTGAATGAACTTCTGAATGTTGGTATAAACACATCTCCCCCACCTTAAAACAGTGGCCACGGACCCGAAATTGTCGTCTAAAATGACAATGTCGGAGCTCTCTTTCGCCACTTCGGTCCCCTGTACCCCCATCGAAAGGCCTATATCGGCTTCTTTCAGTGCTGGCGCGTCATTGGTTCCATCCCCAGTGACCGCCACCACATGCCCTTTTTGTCTCAAGCATTGCACCATTAGGAGTTTGTCGAATGGAGAAGATCTCGCCATCACGCAGATTGTGTCAACCTTCTCCATTCGTTCCTCTGGTGTGTAGTTCCTGAATTCCACCCCTTCTACCACTGCTCCACTTTCCATGTCCTGGTTAGGCTTGAGTATCCCACATTCAGTTGCTATCGCTCTAGCCGTGAAAATATTGTCACCTGTGATCATTTTCACGTTCACTCCTGCATGTTGACACTCTTCTACAGCTTTTTTCGCACCCGGGCGACACGGATCCTTCAAACCAACTAGCCCCAAAAGGGTTAAACAGTTTTCTTCTATATGGATTTTTccctcttcatttttttgttctggAACTTGCTTGTGTGCGAAAGCGATGCACCGTAGGCTACTAGCAGCCATACCTTGGATTATTTGATCAAATTTCTTCCTTTCAAAATTGTCCAAAACCTTGATGTTTCCAGAGACATCATAGTAATTCGAGCACATTGCCAGTACCATCTCTGCTGCCCCTTTCCAGTGCACATTCGTTGTGTTTTCACCCTTCTTCCTCATCAAAACTCCACTTCTTTTCTTCGTCGAGTTGAATGCTTCAACATGTACAATCTCACAACTCTGCTTAAGTCCTTCCATATCCAAGTTCAATTCCAAAACAGCCCAAGAAAGAATTGCCTTTTCCGTAGGGCTACCCGAGAACTCAAACTCAGACCCTAAAATGGACTTGTAAACCGAACCAGTCGTGTTCAAACCAACACCTTGGTGGAGTAATTCAACCACACTGGCTGCAACAGAAGAGGTCCCTCTTTCCCCAATACATTCCTTGCCTAGCCAAAACTTTGTCACCTTCATCTGGTTTAGTGTGAGAGTTCCAGTTTTGTCCGTGCAAATAGTGGTAGCTGAACCCATTGTTTCGCAAGCAGAGAGCTTGCGAACCATGGCGTTGTCACTCATCATCCGCTTCATCGAATAAGCCAGGGTGAGAGTCACAGCCAGAGGCAACCCTTCCGGAATCGCGACAACCACAATAGTCACCGCAGCAGCTATGATTGATACGACGGAGTTTATGATGTCGTCGACTTTGGTCTTGCTGCCGCTGTACTCTGTGTTCCCATTTTCATCTTGTGTGTTTCCGGTGAAGTACCGGATGAGTAAGACCACGAGGACCAGGAAAGCGACGAGTAAACCGACTTTTCCGATAGACGAGGAGAGTGTGTTGAGCCTGGATTGAAGAGGGGTTTGTTCGTTGGAGTCGTTGCTGATTGTGCTCATCATTTCTCCCCATGTTGTGTTCATTCCGACTGAGGTGACTAACATCCGACCAAACCCATCAGCTACCTGTTGGAAATTCAGAGACTTATTAAGTTGTTGAACTGTACATAAAGTATCTTAGACTAATCATGGAGAATCCGAGCACTCTCTCTCCTACTCAGCcgatcactctctctcctctttctcggccTCTAATTCTTGACAATCCAAAACACGttaaccaaaaatttctcgtgtATCTTGATAACCATCTTTTCTCACACAAGACCagtacacatacacacacttcCCACTACAAACCAGTGTCTTATTGGGATATATATAACAGATTACATGATCTATGAACAGGAAACTAGCAATACTTTGAGGCAAAATGTAGTGAAATCAGAGATATGAAAGTAGTTGCGAGCTGGCCGATTAGAGTCATGATAAATCGCTATAAGAAACTTCTGCTCACACTCCCTTCAGGGTGGTTATGATAATCGAAACAAACACAGAGATAATACCTATATATGTCCTGTAATTTTAGTCCACTAATTCATTCTGGATGTACCATAGCACATatccaagtcaaaaaaaaatttgataaatttgtttttgtcctttatcTTTAAGTGGTGCAACAGCTCTGCATTGTAGTTGGAAGTTTGAAACACAGTTATTTTGTTTGGTAAAAGTCAATTTAAAGTAAGGACGTGTCCAACACAGTCATTTTAGTTAGTAAAGTAAAAAACTATACTCATATCCAACTTATTTTCCTTAGTAATCGAAACAAACAATCGAATCAATAGGTTAATCGATCAAAGAGTAGATATGTAATGGTCTTTGTGCTTTTGCTTTGTAATCCACGAGGAAGACTTTGCATATATTGGAAACGATGCATCACAATCTCATCTGTAATGCTGTCAACTCGTGAGGAGAAGAGAATGCTTGAGAATTTATATCGTATCTGGAATTTGAATCTCGTTGGGGCAGTTTAAAAAGTTTTTATGAGGTTAAAATAGCAAAATTTGGTTCTGAAATGTAAAATGTCCTGAAAAAAGGATTGTACCACAATGGATCCGCCCATGCTTGTCATgtaattttttatagaaaattagaggccggtcctcCTTTTTAGATTCGGTTTGATTCCAACCCTAAGTATTTTCTACCGAAACTAGATGGCTCGGTTATTTACCTTAGGAGTTTTATGCCCCCCATTCCACTCCACAGCAAATGTAAAACTGAAacccctcatctctctctctctctaaaccatTGTCACCAAcacctctctctcgctctccctCCACCGATGGAGCAGCACCGACCATGGCCACCGTCTCCTCTCCGAATAGAATTCGCGTTCTTGCTGCCATTGGATAAGTCAACGATTTCAGCAGAGTTGCCGCTATCTCCTCTTCGATGAGAATTCGCGTTCTTCAATGGGCGAATCGAGAAGGTAATCTGAAAACATATCCAGCTGCTGCTCTGCAACGACCATATCTCTGCGACTTTCCTCATTGTGCTCTTCATCCTCCAGAATACGCACCCAATTGAACCGCTTGCTTGCACGCCGCCATTCCTTGAAACGGAATATGAAATCTTTGAAGCAAATGAAGAGGTATCAATGACTGGATTGATTGCTACGAAAAGAGGTATCTTCGAATTGGTTCCTAATGATCAATCAGATAGAAAAGGGGGTGGTGATGATGGGCAGTGGAGTGCTCAAGATGATGGGCTCCGGCCGATCAACGGCGGTGGTGATCGATTGACGCATCGGTGGTGATCAATGTCATACGTTTATATTTCTCCGTATGGCCGGAGTTGCAAAATTTGCagatttaacaaaaattggACATGGAGCCTTCAATGTTGAGTTTTTATTCACCAGTCAGAAATGAATACAAATTGAGATCCCCTTTGTGCTCTGTTCTTAAGTAAGAGTAAAGACGCACAAAGCTTAACAATCTAATtcatacattttttgttttttttttcaatttttgttcgtgtgtattgtccatgagaactgtgtattttctgtaagaactgtgtatttttctatgagaactatgagAATtatctatgaaaactgtgtattttttatgaaaactgtggatttttctatgagaactgtgtatttttatgagaactgtatattttcaatgaaaattgtggatttttctttaaaaattgtgtattttcaatgagaaatcaatttatttactatgtgaactattacttttttactttgattatttttttaagacaTGGCGGTGAAAACATTTataactatttttgtttttgttcaatttttgttcgtgtgtgtattttctttgagaactgtgtatttttctatgagaactgtgtgttaTTTATGAGAGCTGTCTATAAgaatttgtatttttctatgagaattgtgtattgtctataagaactgtctattagaaccgtgtattttctatgaaaactgttaTTATCCATaatgattgtctatgagaactgtgtatttctCTATGAGGTGAGGTTATTTGAACGGTGTATTTTTTCGattcacatagccatttcacatgaaaattgtgttttttttattagaactGTTATTGTTcatgatgattgtctatgagaactgtgtattttctataagaactccctataagaactgtgtattttatataagaactgtatattttttatgagaaatgtctatgagaattgtatttttctatgaaaactgtacttttttttataaaaactattattgtccatgatgattgtctatgagaactgtgtattttagtgtgtgatGTGACTATTTGAACggtgtattttttagttcacataaccatttcacatgagaactgtgtttttttcaatgagaactgttattgtccatgatgatagtctatgaaaactgtttatgagaattgtgtattttctgtgagaattgtgtattttctgtgagaactctctatgagaactgtgtattttatacaacaattgtatattttctatgagaactgtctatgagaaatATAtcttttctatgaaaactgtgtatttttctatgagaactatgtattttctatgagaattatatattttagtgtgtggtgaggctataagaactgtgttttttctatgaaaactgtgtttttttctatgaaaaccgttattgtccatgatgattgtctatgagaactgtatatttttctatgaaaactatgtattttctatgagaactatgtattttagtgCGTGGTAAGACTATTTAAACTGCGTATTTTCCACTTCACATAGCTAtttcacatagttctcataaaactgactatgagaattcgCAGTCCAATTCACAGAgtcaagggtatttttgtccgaaataatatgggtaataaattaattttaaaaatataaattttagtAAAAATGGACACGTagacaaaaagttaagaagaatgggcaaaatagtaaaaatgcatgaaaagtcaaaagaaatgactaaaataaagaagaaatatttttgtcaggatTATTTGAAATCCGAACCTAGAAAACGGGGtcggcctaaaaattccccattttttaccaagaagttttgtttttttggctaattttgtAATTATCAGGTTTAAGCTTTTATATAGTTAACTAATTATGATGGATTGACGGAAATAATATGGAAGGCTTCAATCTTAACCAATTTGGAGTACCTTGGTGCCTG is a window encoding:
- the LOC131316780 gene encoding putative calcium-transporting ATPase 13, plasma membrane-type; translation: MFSLFQASLDNLERSMLVLPTTKLTKRNQKRWHMAFVVIYCSRAFSTAPLKNPRKKSPVSSNRVVIDVFEPNSCFSKVDQSVIVGIVKQKNLDQLGKYDGVEGLACGLETNLESGISGAAEDVSRRLEAFGSNTYRRPPANSLLYFVWEALRDPTILILLVCAALSLGFGIKEHGLKDGWYDGGSIFVAVFLVIAVSALSNFRQNRQFVKLSKVSNNIQVDVVRNGKRQQISIFEIVVGDVVYLKIGDQVPADGLFIDGHSLLVDESSMTGESNHVEVDLTQNPFLFSGTKVADGFGRMLVTSVGMNTTWGEMMSTISNDSNEQTPLQSRLNTLSSSIGKVGLLVAFLVLVVLLIRYFTGNTQDENGNTEYSGSKTKVDDIINSVVSIIAAAVTIVVVAIPEGLPLAVTLTLAYSMKRMMSDNAMVRKLSACETMGSATTICTDKTGTLTLNQMKVTKFWLGKECIGERGTSSVAASVVELLHQGVGLNTTGSVYKSILGSEFEFSGSPTEKAILSWAVLELNLDMEGLKQSCEIVHVEAFNSTKKRSGVLMRKKGENTTNVHWKGAAEMVLAMCSNYYDVSGNIKVLDNFERKKFDQIIQGMAASSLRCIAFAHKQVPEQKNEEGKIHIEENCLTLLGLVGLKDPCRPGAKKAVEECQHAGVNVKMITGDNIFTARAIATECGILKPNQDMESGAVVEGVEFRNYTPEERMEKVDTICVMARSSPFDKLLMVQCLRQKGHVVAVTGDGTNDAPALKEADIGLSMGVQGTEVAKESSDIVILDDNFGSVATVLRWGRCVYTNIQKFIQFQLTVNVAALVINFVAAVSAGEVPLSAVQLLWVNLIMDTLGALALATEKPTKELMEKPPVGRTKPLITNVMWRNLLAQAAYQIVVLLTLQFKGEAIFNVSSIVNDTMIFNVFVLCQVFNEFNARKLEKKNVFEGIHKSKLFLVIVGVTIVLQVVMVEFLKKFADTERLNWLQWGVCVGFASVSWPIGWTVKWIPVPEKPFLSYLKLGNSKAV